A region of Acidobacteriota bacterium DNA encodes the following proteins:
- a CDS encoding DUF4388 domain-containing protein, with protein sequence MSVEGSLDLFQLHEILQTVAHQQRTGILTVQGQDDIVAISFLKGKVVAADSLNQTGDEGLQKVLVREGLVEEGPLREAVALSESRGTRLQDVLVEQGLVERAGLLSALRLQYQELMAELLHWRQGEFKFYANDEVAFEDGLQPIVIQDLLLRYYEPDEPEPEAPAPPPGAVAVTAEEGDVPRDAVLERISVNKPIKVRAAGGEGGSDDEGFIVLSPLEQQILGRINGSRSIADLAVDCGLEAQWVQGAVDHLQRLGLVRPRSGPAADDLVVAEEPELPGPAASPVATGSGEVDLLLVDEALADEAPAEPRSGRKRKIPFVGGTPGRAPGAQAEGVVAWGARVLAVVVAALLAVQLFQQPQQALLPFPWLQEQRLGFIAQQRQAAHLTIDGAAKTYFLMNGRFPEQLDTLVEGGLLPRELVNDPQGYPLHYQPGAVQYQLLPLDSGETLMELSTTEAITDNFLLDLDFFSIPGSSLQKPLVLLD encoded by the coding sequence ATGAGCGTCGAAGGCAGTCTGGACCTCTTCCAGCTCCACGAGATTCTGCAGACGGTGGCGCACCAGCAGCGCACCGGCATCCTCACCGTCCAGGGGCAGGACGACATCGTCGCCATCTCCTTCCTCAAGGGCAAGGTGGTGGCCGCCGACTCCCTCAACCAGACCGGCGACGAAGGGCTGCAAAAGGTCTTGGTGCGGGAAGGGCTGGTCGAGGAAGGACCGCTGCGGGAAGCGGTCGCTCTGAGCGAGAGTCGCGGCACCCGGTTGCAGGACGTCCTGGTAGAGCAGGGGTTGGTGGAGCGTGCGGGCCTGCTGTCGGCCCTGCGGCTGCAATACCAGGAGCTGATGGCGGAGCTCCTGCACTGGCGTCAGGGCGAGTTCAAGTTCTACGCCAACGACGAGGTGGCCTTCGAGGACGGTCTGCAGCCCATCGTGATCCAGGATCTCCTGCTGCGGTATTACGAGCCGGACGAGCCCGAACCCGAGGCCCCCGCGCCGCCGCCGGGGGCGGTGGCGGTGACCGCTGAAGAGGGCGACGTGCCGCGGGATGCGGTGCTCGAGCGGATCTCGGTGAACAAGCCCATCAAGGTACGGGCTGCCGGAGGAGAGGGAGGCAGCGATGACGAAGGGTTCATCGTCCTCTCGCCGCTGGAGCAGCAGATTCTCGGGCGCATCAACGGCTCCCGCAGCATCGCCGATCTGGCGGTGGACTGCGGTCTCGAGGCCCAATGGGTTCAAGGGGCGGTGGATCACCTGCAGAGGCTGGGCTTGGTCCGGCCGCGGTCGGGGCCGGCGGCGGACGACCTGGTGGTGGCGGAGGAGCCGGAGCTACCCGGACCGGCGGCGTCCCCGGTGGCCACCGGCTCCGGCGAGGTGGACTTGCTCCTGGTGGACGAGGCCCTGGCGGACGAAGCGCCGGCGGAGCCGCGGTCCGGCCGCAAGCGCAAGATTCCCTTCGTCGGTGGGACCCCGGGGCGTGCTCCCGGCGCTCAGGCCGAGGGAGTGGTGGCCTGGGGAGCTCGGGTCCTGGCGGTGGTGGTGGCGGCGCTTCTGGCGGTGCAGCTCTTCCAGCAGCCTCAGCAGGCTCTGCTGCCCTTCCCGTGGCTCCAGGAGCAGCGTTTGGGCTTTATCGCCCAGCAGCGGCAGGCGGCTCATCTGACCATCGACGGTGCCGCCAAGACCTACTTCCTGATGAACGGCCGTTTCCCCGAGCAGCTGGACACGCTGGTGGAGGGCGGCTTGCTGCCTCGCGAGCTGGTCAACGATCCCCAGGGCTATCCGCTGCACTACCAGCCCGGAGCGGTGCAGTACCAGCTGCTGCCGCTGGATAGCGGCGAGACGCTGATGGAATTGAGCACCACCGAGGCCATTACCGACAACTTCCTCCTCGACCTCGACTTCTTCTCCATCCCCGGCAGCTCGCTGCAAAAGCCCCTGGTACTGCTGGACTGA
- the dnaK gene encoding molecular chaperone DnaK, with translation MSKIIGIDLGTTNSVVAVMEGSEAKVIPNAEGSRTTPSVVGFAQSGERLVGQVAKRQAVTNPENTVSSAKRFMGRRYDEVNEEMKMVPYKVVKADNGDVRISVESKQYSPPEISAMVLQKLKEAAEDYLGQKVEKAVITVPAYFNDSQRQATKDAGRIAGLQVERLVNEPTAAALAYGLDKKKDQTIAVYDFGGGTFDISILEVGEGVVEVKSTNGDTHLGGDNIDQKIIEWLLAEFKKDQGIDLSSDPMALQRLKEAAEKAKIELSTTQDTDINLPFITAGESGPKHLNLRLSRSKLEQLVEDIVQRSIDPCKQALKDAGLKQADVDEVVLVGGQTRMPLIQKAVADFFGKEPHKGVNPDEVVAVGAAIQGGVLAGDVKDVLLLDVTPLSLGIETLGGVFTRLIDRNTTIPARKSETFSTAADNQTSVEVHVLQGEREMARDNRTLGKFNLDGIPPAPRGVPQIEVAFDIDANGIVNVSAKDLGTGKEQKITITSSSGLNEDEIERMVNEAETHSDEDKERRKKVEAHNRVDSLVYQTQKTLDENKEKLDAESIGKLESALGDARKVLEDSDSSLEALETAEKTLVEASHKLAEAVYQQPGAEAAGGDAGAGPEAEGGGDQAEGDDVIDAEYVESDGTKG, from the coding sequence GTGAGCAAAATCATTGGCATTGATCTCGGTACCACCAACAGCGTGGTTGCCGTGATGGAAGGTTCCGAGGCGAAGGTCATCCCCAACGCCGAGGGCAGCCGTACCACCCCCTCGGTGGTGGGCTTCGCCCAGAGCGGCGAGCGCCTCGTGGGTCAGGTCGCCAAGCGGCAGGCCGTGACCAATCCCGAAAACACCGTCTCGTCCGCCAAGCGCTTCATGGGGCGCCGGTACGACGAGGTCAACGAAGAAATGAAGATGGTCCCCTACAAGGTCGTCAAGGCCGACAACGGGGACGTGCGGATCTCGGTGGAGAGCAAGCAATACTCGCCGCCGGAGATCTCCGCCATGGTGCTCCAGAAGCTCAAGGAAGCGGCGGAGGACTATCTGGGACAGAAGGTGGAGAAGGCGGTGATCACCGTCCCCGCTTACTTCAACGACTCCCAGCGTCAGGCCACCAAGGACGCCGGCCGCATTGCCGGCCTGCAGGTGGAGCGCCTGGTCAACGAGCCGACGGCGGCGGCACTGGCCTACGGTCTGGACAAGAAGAAGGACCAGACCATCGCCGTCTACGACTTTGGCGGCGGTACCTTCGACATCTCCATTCTCGAGGTGGGCGAGGGCGTCGTCGAGGTGAAGTCCACCAACGGTGACACCCACCTGGGCGGTGACAACATCGACCAGAAGATCATCGAGTGGCTGCTGGCGGAGTTCAAGAAGGATCAGGGCATCGACCTGTCCTCCGACCCCATGGCGCTCCAGCGTCTCAAGGAGGCGGCGGAGAAGGCCAAGATCGAGCTCTCCACCACCCAGGACACGGACATCAACCTGCCCTTCATCACCGCCGGTGAGTCGGGCCCCAAGCACCTCAACCTGCGTCTCTCCCGCAGCAAGCTGGAGCAGTTGGTGGAAGATATCGTCCAGCGCTCCATCGATCCCTGCAAGCAGGCCCTCAAGGACGCCGGTCTCAAGCAGGCCGATGTCGACGAGGTGGTGCTGGTGGGTGGCCAGACCCGCATGCCGCTGATCCAGAAGGCCGTGGCCGACTTCTTCGGCAAGGAGCCCCACAAGGGCGTCAACCCGGACGAGGTCGTGGCCGTAGGCGCCGCCATTCAGGGTGGTGTGCTGGCCGGCGACGTCAAGGACGTGCTGCTGCTGGACGTCACTCCCCTGTCCCTGGGCATCGAGACCCTGGGCGGAGTGTTCACCCGGCTCATCGACCGCAACACCACCATCCCGGCGCGCAAATCGGAGACTTTCTCCACCGCCGCCGACAACCAGACCTCTGTGGAGGTCCACGTGCTCCAGGGCGAGCGCGAGATGGCGCGGGACAACCGCACCCTCGGCAAGTTCAACCTGGACGGCATCCCGCCGGCGCCCCGCGGCGTGCCGCAGATCGAGGTCGCCTTCGACATCGACGCCAACGGCATCGTCAACGTGTCCGCCAAGGATCTGGGCACCGGCAAGGAGCAGAAGATCACCATCACCTCGTCCAGCGGCCTCAACGAGGACGAGATCGAGCGCATGGTGAACGAGGCGGAAACCCACAGCGACGAGGACAAAGAGCGGCGCAAGAAGGTGGAAGCCCACAACCGCGTCGACAGCCTGGTCTACCAGACCCAGAAGACCTTGGACGAGAACAAGGAAAAGCTGGATGCCGAGTCCATCGGCAAGCTGGAGTCGGCGCTGGGTGACGCCCGCAAGGTGCTGGAGGACAGCGACAGCAGCCTGGAGGCCCTGGAGACTGCCGAGAAGACCCTGGTGGAGGCTTCCCACAAGCTCGCCGAAGCGGTCTATCAGCAGCCCGGAGCCGAGGCCGCCGGTGGCGACGCCGGTGCCGGACCCGAGGCCGAGGGCGGCGGCGACCAGGCGGAAGGTGACGATGTCATCGACGCCGAGTACGTCGAGTCCGACGGCACCAAGGGATGA
- a CDS encoding MerR family transcriptional regulator produces the protein MVRRKQGKGRPVGVMISAVAEQFSIHPQTLRMYEREGLITPLRSAGNTRLYDDEAIRRIEVILTLTRELGVNLAGVEVILNMREQMEHLNQEVDRLLQVVKQQMMDRRAGIERHQALVRIRGGPLARSTSNDER, from the coding sequence ATGGTAAGACGCAAGCAAGGGAAGGGCCGCCCCGTCGGCGTGATGATCAGCGCCGTGGCGGAGCAGTTCTCCATCCACCCCCAGACGCTACGCATGTACGAGCGCGAGGGGCTGATCACTCCCTTGCGGAGTGCCGGCAACACCCGCCTCTACGATGACGAGGCGATCCGCCGCATTGAGGTCATTCTCACCCTCACCCGCGAGCTCGGGGTCAACCTGGCCGGGGTCGAAGTGATTCTGAACATGCGCGAGCAGATGGAGCATCTCAACCAAGAAGTGGATCGGCTACTGCAGGTCGTCAAGCAGCAGATGATGGACCGCCGCGCCGGCATCGAGCGCCACCAGGCGCTGGTGCGGATTCGTGGCGGCCCCCTCGCCCGTTCCACCTCCAACGACGAGCGCTGA
- a CDS encoding ATP-binding protein, producing MNETAAPLPPRPSEPCPVCGGRGWVVHPDGGAGAARRCECQKRGRAQRLLNAAGIPGRYRKCRLEGFNTYQSRAGAQNQLTRALADSQRYVEGFLRPDGNFTRTGLLFIGPPGVGKTHLAVSVLVELITTYQVAGRFVDFTSLIHQIQSSFDPKSPESKREILDPVVQAPLLVLDELGAQKPTPWVQDILYLLINSRYNERLPTLFTTNYTLDEPEPPARSGRAEKTLDRGADRTDGPTPLSRRIEARLVSRLCEMARPVRLGAVEDFRREVQMQRLRV from the coding sequence ATGAACGAGACGGCAGCGCCCTTACCGCCCCGTCCCTCCGAGCCCTGTCCCGTGTGCGGGGGGCGTGGTTGGGTGGTGCATCCCGACGGCGGCGCCGGTGCCGCCCGGCGGTGCGAGTGCCAGAAGCGCGGCCGGGCCCAGCGCCTGCTCAACGCCGCCGGCATTCCCGGCCGCTATCGCAAATGCCGCCTCGAGGGCTTCAACACCTACCAGAGCCGTGCCGGAGCCCAGAATCAGTTGACCCGGGCCTTGGCGGACAGCCAGCGCTATGTCGAAGGCTTCCTACGCCCTGACGGTAACTTCACCCGCACCGGCCTGCTCTTCATCGGTCCGCCGGGGGTGGGCAAGACCCACTTGGCGGTGTCGGTGCTGGTAGAGCTCATCACCACCTACCAGGTCGCCGGGCGCTTCGTCGACTTCACCTCGTTGATCCACCAGATCCAGAGCAGCTTCGATCCCAAGAGCCCGGAATCCAAGCGCGAGATCCTCGACCCGGTGGTGCAGGCGCCGCTGTTGGTGCTCGACGAGCTCGGGGCCCAAAAGCCTACTCCTTGGGTGCAGGACATTCTCTACCTGCTGATCAATAGCCGCTACAACGAGCGCCTGCCCACCCTCTTCACCACCAACTACACCCTCGACGAGCCCGAGCCCCCCGCCCGCAGCGGCCGCGCCGAGAAGACGCTGGATCGCGGTGCGGACCGCACCGATGGCCCCACGCCCCTCTCCCGCCGCATCGAAGCGCGCCTGGTCAGCCGGCTGTGCGAGATGGCCCGGCCGGTGCGCCTGGGAGCGGTGGAGGACTTCCGCCGTGAGGTCCAGATGCAGCGGCTGCGCGTCTGA